The following nucleotide sequence is from Cellulosilyticum sp. I15G10I2.
ATGCTAAGATGGAAGAAGCTGTCTTTACAGATGATAAACAAGTGAGGCAAAATCAACTTAAAGAACTTAAAGCATATGTTATTCAAAAACTTACTGAAGAAGGCAAAGAAGAACACCTTAGCTATTTAGAAGATGCCTTCTACGCTTTTGAAAAGAAAACGGTAAGAAGAATGATATTAAAAGAATCAAAACGTCCAGATGGCCGTACCTTAGAAGAAATCAGACATTTGTCAGCAGAAGTAGATATACTGCCAAGAGCTCATGGAACAGGATTATTTTCAAGAGGACAAACTCAAGTACTGACTATTACGACCTTAGGTTCATTATCAGAGGCACAAACATTAGATGGATTAGATGAACTTGAAGTTTCTAAAAGATATATGCATCATTATAATTTCCCACCCTTTTCAGTAGGAGAAGCAAGAATGCCTAGAGCACCTGGAAGAAGGGATATAGGTCATGGAGCGCTCGCAGAAAGAGCATTATTACCAGTACTTCCTTCAGAAGAAGAATTTCCATATGCTATTAGGCTTGTATCAGAAGTATTGAGTTCCAATGGATCAACTTCTCAAGCAAGTATATGTGGATCAACATTGTCGCTTATGGCAGCTGGCGTACCTATTAAAGCACCGGTAGCAGGGATATCTGTAGGGATAGTAACGGGAGAAACGGATGATGATTTTGTACTCTTAACAGATATTCAAGGCTTAGAAGACTTTTTTGGGGATATGGACTTTAAAGTCGGAGGCACACATAAGGGTATTACCGCTATTCAAATGGATATGAAAATACAAGGACTTACTCCTGAAATTATTAAAGGTGCTTTAGAACAAACCAGAAAAGCAAGATTATATATACTAGATGAAGTTATGTTAAAAGCAATTGAGGCACCTCGCAAAACATTATCACCTTATGCACCTGTTATTACGCAAATCACTATAGACCCAGAAAAAATTAGTGAAGTGATTGGGCCAAAAGGAAAAGTAATCAATAAAATTATTGATGAAACAGGAGTTAAAATAGATATTGAAGATGACGGAAGAGTGTTTATTTGTGGTAGTGACGCTGAAAAAGCTCGTTTAGCCATCAAGATGATAGAAGGCATTGCTAAGACAATTGAAGAAGGTCAAGTATTTACCGGGAAAGTTGTTAAGCTTATGAACTTTGGTGCTTTTGTTGAGCTAGTGCCTGGCAAAGAGGGATTAGTTCATATTTCTCAATTTTCACATGAAAGAGTTGCTAAAGTTGAAGATGCGGTAGCCATCGGAGACGTAATTGAAGTAAAAGTAATAGAGATAGACAAGCAAGGACGCATTAATTTATCAAGAAAAGCACTCTTAAAGAAACCAGAAAAAACAACTGAAGAAGAATAAATACTTTTATGAGGGGCCTATAATTTATTATAGGCAACCTCTATCTTTTTTAATATCTATTAAGAGGGGAAGCTATGTATAAAAAGTTGGAATGCAGTCTGCAAGCCTCTTTAACACTATTATGGTTTTTGGGCTGTCAGTGGATATTTATTTATTTGTTGAGATTATTCTTAAGGATGGACAGTTCTTCTTTTATGAAGATTTATAATGATCATATGTATAAAATTAACCTCTTTATACAAGTTTTTTGTCTGGCAGGTATATTACTTAAAGATTTTATTTTAAAGAAAGACAGTTTTTCGGATTATCGTTATTTTAGAAAAGAGAAGATAGTCATTTATATTTGCTATGGCATAGTCTTATGGTTTGTATCAAGTTTAATTAATATACTGCTTGGAGTTTTTTTTACTGAGTATGCTACGCAGGTACAACGATTGTTTTCAAATACTGAGCATATAGTAAGATGTTTAGTACTTGTTTTTTTTGCCCCTTTATTAGAGGAGTATGTTTTTAGAGGTAAGATACAAAATAAACTTAAGTTAGGATTTGGAAGATGGCAGGCCGTGATACTACAAGGGGCCGTCTTTGGCTTAATACATCCCTTGCCACTTCAGAAACTCTACGCAACATTTTTAGGAATAGGGTTTGGAATACTTAAGGAAAAAGAAAAAAATGTCCAAAGCACTACTATTATGCATATGACCATTAATGGTATTAGCTTTATAATAGGGACTTTATCAATAGTGTAATTAGAATTTGTGGAGAGACTATTATGAAACAAAAGTGGAAACCAGGAAATATGATATATCCTTTGCCAGCTGTAATGGTAAGCTGTGGCAATCATGAACATGCCAATATTATCACGATAGCATGGACCGGGACAATCTGTACAAATCCGCCTATGACCTATGTTTCTATTAGACCATCAAGATATTCGTATGAGCTTATTAAAGAAACAGGCTGTTTTGTCATCAACCTTACAACCAGAAGACTCACAAAAGCCACTGATTATTGTGGTGTAAAATCAGGAAAAGATAGAGAT
It contains:
- a CDS encoding polyribonucleotide nucleotidyltransferase — encoded protein: MIKNYSTTIAGRKLSVEIGKVAELATGAAMVSYGDTVILATVVASDEPKEGIDFFPLSINYEERFYAIGKIPGGFIKREARPSERAILTCRLIDRPMRPLFPKDYRNDVVITATVLSVDPNCSPEVTAMIAASLVVDISEIPFKGPVASVQVGYIDGEFVINPNNEQRVQSKLALTVSSSSEKVMMIEAGADEIEEDIMFNAIMKGHEVNQEIVAFMQKIKEDCGKPKNEDYAKAGVPEDIFSDIVALIGDAKMEEAVFTDDKQVRQNQLKELKAYVIQKLTEEGKEEHLSYLEDAFYAFEKKTVRRMILKESKRPDGRTLEEIRHLSAEVDILPRAHGTGLFSRGQTQVLTITTLGSLSEAQTLDGLDELEVSKRYMHHYNFPPFSVGEARMPRAPGRRDIGHGALAERALLPVLPSEEEFPYAIRLVSEVLSSNGSTSQASICGSTLSLMAAGVPIKAPVAGISVGIVTGETDDDFVLLTDIQGLEDFFGDMDFKVGGTHKGITAIQMDMKIQGLTPEIIKGALEQTRKARLYILDEVMLKAIEAPRKTLSPYAPVITQITIDPEKISEVIGPKGKVINKIIDETGVKIDIEDDGRVFICGSDAEKARLAIKMIEGIAKTIEEGQVFTGKVVKLMNFGAFVELVPGKEGLVHISQFSHERVAKVEDAVAIGDVIEVKVIEIDKQGRINLSRKALLKKPEKTTEEE
- a CDS encoding CPBP family intramembrane glutamic endopeptidase yields the protein MYKKLECSLQASLTLLWFLGCQWIFIYLLRLFLRMDSSSFMKIYNDHMYKINLFIQVFCLAGILLKDFILKKDSFSDYRYFRKEKIVIYICYGIVLWFVSSLINILLGVFFTEYATQVQRLFSNTEHIVRCLVLVFFAPLLEEYVFRGKIQNKLKLGFGRWQAVILQGAVFGLIHPLPLQKLYATFLGIGFGILKEKEKNVQSTTIMHMTINGISFIIGTLSIV